The Streptococcaceae bacterium ESL0687 genome has a segment encoding these proteins:
- a CDS encoding lipopolysaccharide assembly protein LapA domain-containing protein, translated as MMKDAKSFFTFKRVVALIIVVLVAVFALQNWTSVEVSLLFFAVKMPLIILILAMLAVGVFVGWVFEKSDFDHLVVNLEQETRKELDDIQTQLQNDKTAKKEAEKASQVADKAKEADAASEKTSDESSQPEDK; from the coding sequence ATGATGAAGGACGCTAAATCATTTTTTACCTTTAAAAGGGTGGTTGCATTAATTATTGTTGTACTTGTTGCGGTATTTGCCTTGCAAAACTGGACATCTGTAGAAGTTTCGCTTTTATTCTTCGCAGTTAAGATGCCCCTGATTATTCTAATTTTAGCTATGCTGGCAGTTGGAGTATTTGTTGGTTGGGTTTTTGAAAAGAGTGATTTTGACCACCTAGTGGTTAACTTAGAACAAGAAACTCGTAAGGAGTTGGACGATATTCAAACTCAACTCCAAAATGATAAAACTGCTAAGAAAGAGGCAGAAAAAGCTAGCCAAGTTGCTGACAAGGCCAAGGAGGCAGATGCTGCTAGCGAAAAGACTAGTGATGAATCTAGTCAACCAGAAGACAAGTAA
- a CDS encoding RluA family pseudouridine synthase, translating to MNFKYTAEQDQIKIKTVLAKNGISRRLLTKIKFRGGKILLNGKEEIVTKFADKGDVIEVTLPPEGVSERLEPEYYPLDIVFEDEHFIVINKPAGYASVTSSVHPRGTISNFIQDYLIRQNYENKKVHLVTRLDRNTSGLMLFAKHGFAHSLMDKMLQEKTIEKRYFALVEKSEKLSLEGEIEAPIAREDGSIIKRCVAEEGKYARTSYRLVKSSADISLLDIKLHTGRTHQIRVHFSYLAAPLLGDDLYGGSLDKIKRQALHCHKLKFVHPLTQELITLDSDLPSDMKSLI from the coding sequence ATGAATTTTAAATATACAGCCGAGCAGGACCAGATAAAGATAAAAACGGTTCTTGCTAAAAATGGAATTTCAAGGAGACTACTTACAAAAATAAAATTTAGGGGAGGAAAAATCCTCTTAAACGGTAAAGAAGAAATTGTAACAAAGTTTGCTGACAAGGGGGATGTCATTGAGGTTACTCTCCCTCCAGAAGGAGTATCAGAAAGACTTGAGCCTGAGTATTATCCCCTTGATATTGTCTTTGAAGATGAACATTTTATTGTTATTAATAAACCAGCAGGTTATGCAAGTGTAACCAGCTCAGTTCATCCCAGGGGTACAATTTCAAATTTTATTCAAGACTATCTAATAAGGCAAAATTATGAGAATAAAAAGGTGCATTTGGTAACAAGGCTTGACAGGAATACGTCTGGTCTGATGCTTTTTGCCAAACACGGATTTGCCCATTCCTTGATGGATAAGATGCTTCAAGAAAAAACAATTGAAAAAAGATATTTTGCCCTGGTTGAAAAATCAGAAAAACTTAGCCTTGAAGGAGAGATTGAAGCTCCAATTGCTAGAGAAGATGGAAGTATTATAAAACGATGCGTAGCTGAGGAGGGGAAGTATGCCCGTACAAGTTACCGGCTTGTCAAATCGTCAGCTGATATATCTTTATTGGATATCAAACTCCATACGGGAAGGACCCATCAGATAAGAGTTCATTTCTCATACCTAGCTGCCCCTCTCCTAGGAGATGATTTATATGGGGGTTCTTTGGATAAAATAAAAAGACAGGCCCTTCATTGTCACAAACTCAAATTTGTTCATCCTCTGACCCAGGAGCTAATTACTCTTGATAGTGATTTACCCTCAGATATGAAAAGTCTAATATAA
- the galU gene encoding UTP--glucose-1-phosphate uridylyltransferase GalU: MKRVYQEKKVKKAVIPAAGLGTRFLPATKAIAKEMLPIVDKPTIQFIVEEALASGIEDILIVTGKAKRPIEDHFDSNFELEAALREKGKDDLLKLVEETTDINLHFIRQSHPKGLGHAVLQARAFIGDEPFVVMLGDDLMEDDVPLTKQLINDYNKVHASTIAVMEVPKKDVDKYGVIAPEGQVEKDLYNVANFVEKPPVDEAPSNLAIIGRYLLTPEIFNILENQKPGAGGEIQLTDAIECLNKTQRVFARKFTGKRYDVGDKLGFVETTIEHGLRHPQIKDGLREYIIKLGLELEEEDLKKADKNQVKENKEK; the protein is encoded by the coding sequence GTGAAAAGAGTTTATCAAGAAAAGAAGGTTAAAAAAGCTGTCATTCCCGCTGCAGGACTTGGAACTAGGTTCTTACCAGCAACAAAAGCGATTGCAAAAGAAATGCTTCCAATCGTTGACAAGCCAACCATTCAATTTATCGTAGAAGAGGCCCTAGCAAGTGGAATTGAGGATATTCTTATCGTAACAGGTAAGGCTAAACGTCCAATCGAAGACCACTTTGATTCAAACTTTGAATTAGAAGCTGCCCTCCGTGAAAAAGGTAAAGATGATCTTTTAAAGCTTGTTGAAGAAACAACTGATATCAACCTTCACTTTATTCGTCAAAGCCACCCTAAAGGACTTGGACATGCTGTCCTTCAAGCAAGAGCCTTCATTGGTGATGAACCATTTGTTGTCATGCTTGGTGATGATTTGATGGAAGACGATGTTCCTCTAACTAAGCAATTAATCAACGACTACAATAAGGTTCACGCTTCAACAATTGCCGTTATGGAAGTTCCTAAAAAAGATGTCGACAAGTACGGGGTAATCGCTCCTGAAGGTCAGGTTGAAAAAGACCTTTATAATGTCGCAAACTTTGTTGAAAAGCCACCAGTTGATGAGGCGCCAAGTAACCTTGCCATCATCGGACGCTACCTACTAACGCCAGAAATTTTCAATATTTTAGAAAATCAAAAGCCAGGAGCCGGAGGAGAAATCCAACTTACAGATGCCATTGAGTGCCTTAATAAAACTCAAAGAGTATTTGCCCGTAAATTTACTGGTAAACGCTACGATGTAGGAGACAAGCTTGGATTTGTTGAAACAACAATTGAACATGGACTTAGACATCCACAAATCAAAGATGGACTTAGGGAATACATCATTAAACTAGGACTTGAACTTGAAGAAGAAGACCTTAAAAAGGCTGACAAAAATCAAGTTAAAGAAAATAAGGAAAAGTAA
- a CDS encoding YigZ family protein, which yields MTITIKDDYVIFEEEIKKSRFICQLKRVYTEDEARDFIQSVKKEHYKATHNVSAFTLGDKQEIQRSSDDGEPSGTGGIPMLEILKKRGIVNVVAVVTRYFGGIKLGAGGLIRAYGGAVAHALDGTRLVKKVEQQEVAIGLDYSLYDSFNRFLGDRGLEFINPEFTTGVKGSIFVDLAAVDQELAEIENAFSGRVNTEKLDKRFVEVKL from the coding sequence ATGACGATAACAATTAAAGATGATTATGTAATTTTTGAAGAAGAGATAAAAAAGTCTCGTTTTATTTGCCAACTGAAAAGGGTTTACACCGAAGATGAGGCAAGGGATTTTATTCAAAGTGTAAAAAAGGAACACTATAAGGCGACTCACAATGTTTCAGCCTTTACTCTAGGAGACAAGCAGGAGATTCAAAGGTCAAGTGATGACGGGGAACCTTCTGGTACTGGGGGAATCCCGATGCTTGAAATTCTGAAAAAGCGCGGAATAGTAAATGTTGTAGCTGTAGTAACTAGGTACTTTGGGGGCATTAAACTAGGTGCAGGAGGTCTAATTAGAGCTTATGGGGGAGCAGTGGCTCACGCCTTAGATGGTACCCGTTTAGTTAAAAAGGTTGAGCAGCAGGAAGTGGCTATTGGCCTTGATTACTCGCTTTATGATAGTTTTAACCGCTTTTTAGGAGACAGGGGGCTTGAATTTATTAATCCTGAGTTTACAACAGGGGTCAAGGGTTCAATATTTGTTGATTTGGCCGCAGTTGATCAGGAACTGGCAGAAATTGAAAATGCTTTTAGTGGACGAGTAAATACGGAAAAGCTTGATAAAAGATTTGTGGAAGTCAAGCTTTGA
- a CDS encoding peroxiredoxin, translating into MMKIITRHGEEAARINPITEGKAPDFTLPDQKGREVSLSDFDKPVVLSIFPNINTRVCAFQTRHFNQEASENENIEFLSISNNTREEQKNWCAAEGIDMEVLSDEKGDFGRAYGLLMKENGLLARSVYLVDKGQIVYCEILSEMTDEPSYDKLTEAIEKLSDTK; encoded by the coding sequence ATCATGAAAATAATTACACGTCACGGTGAAGAAGCAGCAAGAATCAATCCAATTACAGAAGGTAAGGCTCCTGATTTTACTTTGCCAGACCAAAAGGGAAGAGAAGTTAGTCTGTCTGATTTTGATAAACCAGTTGTTTTAAGTATTTTTCCAAATATTAACACTCGTGTTTGTGCCTTCCAAACTAGACATTTCAACCAAGAAGCTTCTGAAAATGAGAACATTGAATTTTTATCAATTTCAAATAATACTAGGGAAGAGCAAAAAAATTGGTGTGCAGCTGAAGGAATTGACATGGAAGTTCTGTCAGACGAAAAAGGAGACTTTGGAAGAGCTTATGGTCTTTTGATGAAGGAAAATGGCCTTCTAGCAAGAAGTGTTTACTTGGTTGACAAGGGTCAGATTGTTTATTGTGAAATCCTTTCAGAAATGACTGATGAACCAAGCTACGATAAACTAACAGAGGCGATTGAAAAATTGTCTGACACAAAATAG
- a CDS encoding peptidylprolyl isomerase — protein sequence MKNNNINKNIGLIIGGILLLILTATLVIFANKDDNKSSAKSESLNELNLPQLSTTVAEDEAEVKMVTEAGDITIKLFPKYAPLASQNFLTHAKDGYYNNLEFFRVVKDFMIQSGDPENSGRGGQSIWKDRDKSIDSGQGFKNEISENLYHIRGALSMANAGANTNGSQFFIVQNPTDSSAGLNTSKYPSKIIDAYKTGGVPSLDGNYTVFGQVISGMDVVDKIASAEVTTNDSNEKSKPLNPVKIKSIEVIKDYDFSK from the coding sequence ATGAAAAATAATAATATTAATAAAAATATAGGCTTAATTATTGGTGGAATTCTTTTACTTATTTTAACTGCGACACTTGTTATCTTTGCTAATAAAGACGACAATAAGTCATCAGCTAAGAGCGAAAGTTTAAATGAACTAAACCTTCCCCAACTATCAACCACTGTTGCAGAAGATGAAGCTGAGGTTAAAATGGTAACTGAAGCTGGTGATATTACCATTAAACTTTTTCCTAAATATGCCCCCCTTGCGTCACAAAACTTCTTAACTCATGCCAAGGACGGCTACTATAATAACCTGGAGTTCTTCAGGGTGGTTAAGGACTTTATGATTCAAAGCGGAGATCCAGAAAATTCAGGACGTGGAGGTCAATCTATCTGGAAGGACAGGGATAAGAGTATTGATTCTGGCCAAGGTTTCAAAAATGAAATTTCAGAAAACCTTTACCACATAAGAGGGGCCCTTTCAATGGCAAATGCTGGTGCCAATACCAATGGAAGTCAGTTCTTTATCGTACAAAATCCTACTGATAGCAGTGCTGGCTTAAACACAAGCAAATATCCAAGTAAGATAATTGATGCTTATAAGACCGGTGGAGTTCCAAGTCTTGACGGAAATTATACAGTTTTTGGTCAGGTTATCTCTGGCATGGACGTTGTTGATAAGATTGCCTCAGCTGAGGTGACTACAAATGATTCTAATGAAAAATCAAAACCTCTTAACCCAGTAAAAATTAAAAGTATTGAAGTAATCAAAGATTACGATTTTAGCAAATAA
- the rsmG gene encoding 16S rRNA (guanine(527)-N(7))-methyltransferase RsmG has product MNTEEFYKELEKFELVLSDKQKEQFETYFSLLVEWNGKINLTAITEKKEVYLKHFYDSIAPILYGLVPNEEIKLLDIGAGAGFPSIPMKIIFPKIKVTIIDSLNKRINFLKLLSGELGISDLELLHGRAEDFGQNKEFRRQFDFVTARAVARLNILNEITIPFLKKNGILLSLKASQMKDEVTEAKNSLAILGAKLIKEVDYELPNGDERHILVIEKTKDTPNKYPRKAGTPNKKPL; this is encoded by the coding sequence ATGAACACAGAAGAATTTTATAAAGAACTTGAAAAATTTGAACTTGTACTTAGTGACAAACAAAAAGAACAATTTGAAACTTATTTTTCCCTATTAGTCGAATGGAATGGGAAGATAAATCTAACTGCAATTACTGAAAAAAAAGAAGTTTATCTCAAACATTTTTATGACTCAATTGCCCCTATTTTGTACGGACTTGTTCCAAATGAAGAAATTAAACTTTTAGATATCGGTGCTGGTGCTGGCTTCCCAAGTATCCCGATGAAAATTATCTTCCCTAAAATTAAGGTAACAATTATCGATTCCCTTAATAAAAGGATTAATTTCTTAAAACTCCTAAGTGGTGAACTTGGTATCTCAGACCTTGAATTACTCCACGGGCGAGCTGAAGATTTCGGTCAAAATAAAGAATTTAGGAGGCAATTTGATTTTGTAACAGCACGTGCAGTTGCCCGTTTGAACATCTTAAATGAGATTACCATTCCCTTCCTGAAAAAAAATGGTATCCTCCTGTCCCTTAAGGCTAGCCAGATGAAGGACGAGGTTACTGAAGCAAAGAATTCTTTGGCTATTCTAGGAGCTAAACTTATTAAGGAAGTTGATTACGAGCTGCCAAATGGAGACGAAAGGCATATTCTTGTAATCGAAAAGACCAAGGATACCCCTAATAAGTATCCCCGTAAGGCTGGTACACCTAACAAAAAACCTCTTTAA
- a CDS encoding amino acid ABC transporter permease has product MEYILEILPQLLSGLKTTLEVFAVTLALSIPLGMIVAFLLRVKFFPVRLLVNLYVWLMRGTPLLVQLIIIFYALPMVGITLGRMPAALLAFVLNYTAYFAEIFRGGIQSIPKGQIEAAKVLQLSKWQTARFVVIPQVVRVVLPSVFNEVINLVKDSSLVYVVGLGDLLRAGRIAMSRDVSLVPMMTVSLIYLALIGLLTLLSKKIEKEINRHG; this is encoded by the coding sequence ATGGAGTATATACTAGAAATACTGCCACAATTATTGTCAGGCTTAAAGACAACTTTAGAAGTCTTTGCCGTTACTTTAGCCCTATCAATACCACTTGGTATGATAGTTGCTTTTTTATTAAGGGTAAAATTTTTCCCAGTCCGCCTACTAGTTAATCTCTACGTTTGGCTGATGAGGGGAACACCTTTACTGGTTCAATTAATCATTATTTTTTATGCCCTACCCATGGTTGGAATAACCCTTGGGCGGATGCCAGCAGCACTTTTAGCCTTTGTTCTAAATTATACAGCTTATTTTGCAGAAATTTTTAGGGGGGGAATTCAATCAATACCTAAGGGTCAGATTGAAGCTGCCAAGGTGCTTCAGTTATCAAAATGGCAAACAGCCCGCTTTGTCGTAATTCCGCAGGTTGTGCGAGTTGTTTTACCTAGTGTTTTTAATGAGGTAATCAACTTGGTTAAGGACTCTTCTTTGGTCTATGTTGTAGGTTTAGGAGATCTTTTAAGGGCCGGAAGAATTGCTATGAGTCGGGATGTGTCTTTAGTTCCTATGATGACAGTTTCACTTATTTACCTGGCATTAATTGGACTCTTAACTCTTCTATCTAAGAAGATTGAAAAAGAAATCAATCGTCATGGTTAG
- a CDS encoding DUF1827 family protein, with protein MKIINVTNNHRGLVREQLRNTDAELVEVYSAGNTDVIYTQAPNHYEIIVSNKYRAIRQDERKDIKNFFIKKRINQKLIDKDGITMLEEPNLIEISIPIINKVE; from the coding sequence ATGAAGATAATTAATGTGACTAATAATCATCGTGGGTTGGTCAGAGAGCAGTTGAGAAATACTGATGCCGAACTTGTAGAAGTTTATTCTGCAGGGAATACAGATGTTATTTATACACAGGCTCCAAACCATTATGAAATTATTGTTTCCAATAAGTATCGAGCAATTCGTCAAGATGAAAGAAAAGATATTAAGAATTTTTTTATTAAGAAACGAATTAATCAAAAGTTAATTGATAAAGATGGTATAACCATGCTTGAAGAACCTAACCTTATTGAGATTTCGATACCTATTATTAATAAAGTTGAATGA
- a CDS encoding DEAD/DEAH box helicase — MDELLYGRIISKSELDYEPSEKCQVKAMTEDGKYIICNRCTVKNNKADVLLPIGAYFCPDCLKLGRVRSDEFLYHLEQVDFPRPDQNVLTWQGQLTDLQEAVSKQLLQALKNKEEIWVHAVTGAGKTEMTYQVVAEVINQGGIVGFASPRVDVCLELYKRMVKDFNIDICLLHADGDKYFRSQLTILTTHQLLRFKEAFDLLIIDEVDAFPFRDNNLLYRAARKSRRQGSCLIYLTATATDNLNGQVKAGTLKKATLARRFHGKPLVLPQNIWCQIPWNLKELPKKFIGYLKRQRVSGYPLLIFVPVISFGQKFTDLLKTILLEEQIAFVSSLSEDRKEQIDKFREGQIDILVTTTILERGVTFPRVDVFILQANHRLFTSSSLVQIAGRVGRSMERPDGLIYFFHNGKSRAMVKAQKEIKLMNRLGGF, encoded by the coding sequence ATGGATGAACTTTTATATGGACGAATTATAAGTAAAAGTGAACTTGATTACGAGCCTAGTGAAAAGTGCCAGGTCAAGGCAATGACTGAAGACGGTAAATATATAATTTGTAATCGGTGCACTGTAAAAAATAACAAGGCAGATGTGCTGCTTCCGATTGGAGCATATTTTTGCCCTGATTGCTTAAAACTTGGACGGGTTAGATCAGATGAATTTCTCTATCATTTGGAGCAGGTTGACTTTCCAAGACCAGATCAAAATGTCTTGACCTGGCAAGGACAGCTGACAGATCTTCAGGAGGCAGTTTCAAAACAACTTTTGCAGGCCCTAAAAAACAAGGAAGAAATTTGGGTCCATGCAGTTACAGGTGCTGGAAAGACAGAAATGACCTACCAGGTAGTAGCAGAGGTTATTAATCAAGGAGGTATAGTTGGATTTGCTTCTCCCCGAGTTGATGTATGCTTGGAGCTTTACAAGAGGATGGTTAAGGATTTTAATATTGATATTTGCCTCCTACATGCGGATGGGGATAAATATTTTAGAAGTCAGCTGACAATTTTAACAACCCATCAACTCTTACGCTTTAAGGAGGCCTTTGACCTATTGATTATTGATGAGGTTGACGCCTTTCCCTTTAGGGATAATAATCTTTTATACCGGGCTGCAAGAAAATCAAGGAGGCAAGGCAGCTGCCTTATTTATCTAACAGCTACTGCCACAGATAATTTGAATGGACAGGTCAAAGCGGGAACCTTAAAAAAGGCTACTTTAGCTAGGAGATTTCACGGAAAACCTCTGGTCCTACCGCAAAATATCTGGTGTCAGATCCCTTGGAATTTAAAAGAGTTACCTAAAAAATTTATTGGGTATCTGAAAAGGCAGCGGGTAAGTGGTTATCCTCTTTTAATATTTGTGCCTGTCATATCTTTTGGTCAAAAATTTACTGACCTCCTAAAAACTATCTTGCTTGAGGAGCAAATAGCCTTTGTGTCAAGTTTGAGTGAGGATAGAAAGGAGCAGATTGACAAATTTAGGGAGGGACAAATCGATATTTTGGTTACAACTACCATCTTAGAGAGGGGGGTGACCTTTCCAAGAGTTGACGTTTTTATTCTCCAGGCCAATCACCGTTTGTTTACCTCAAGCTCCCTAGTTCAAATAGCAGGTAGGGTTGGTCGAAGTATGGAACGGCCTGATGGTCTTATCTATTTTTTCCATAATGGCAAAAGTAGGGCCATGGTTAAGGCTCAAAAGGAAATCAAGTTAATGAATAGGTTGGGAGGGTTTTGA
- a CDS encoding ATP-binding cassette domain-containing protein: MLELKNICKKFGDKIIFDNFNLVVADKELLTIVGPSGGGKTTLLRMLAGLESIDSGEIIYNGEVISHEDGYVKGNILGFVFQDFQLFPNMTVMDNLILSPVQTMGMDKGEATLKAQVFLDNLGIGDQGEAYPSKLSGGQKQRVALARAMMIAPKIIGYDEPTSALDPGLRDQVADLILENKGAGITQIVVTHDMKFAETIADTILAVNSKEE, translated from the coding sequence ATGTTAGAATTAAAGAATATTTGTAAGAAATTTGGCGATAAAATTATCTTTGATAATTTTAACTTGGTGGTAGCTGACAAGGAGCTTTTGACAATTGTAGGTCCAAGTGGGGGTGGGAAAACGACCCTTCTTCGGATGCTTGCAGGGCTTGAAAGTATTGATAGTGGAGAAATTATTTACAACGGGGAGGTAATCTCCCATGAGGACGGTTATGTTAAGGGAAATATCTTAGGTTTTGTTTTTCAGGACTTTCAGCTATTTCCTAACATGACCGTTATGGATAATTTGATTTTAAGTCCAGTCCAAACGATGGGTATGGACAAGGGAGAGGCTACTCTTAAGGCCCAGGTTTTCTTAGATAATTTAGGGATAGGTGATCAGGGGGAGGCCTATCCATCAAAATTATCTGGGGGACAAAAACAGAGGGTAGCCCTAGCAAGGGCCATGATGATCGCCCCCAAAATTATTGGATACGATGAGCCAACTAGTGCCCTTGATCCTGGCTTAAGGGATCAGGTTGCGGACTTAATTCTTGAAAACAAGGGAGCTGGAATAACCCAAATAGTTGTAACTCATGATATGAAGTTTGCTGAAACGATTGCTGATACGATTTTAGCTGTTAACTCAAAGGAGGAGTAA
- a CDS encoding ComF family protein, whose product MKESREEICEDCSYWLKDNLSMRHESIYKYDQLMRKFFVAYKLQGDYRLKSVFAARLRERLIKYEDYTIVPVPVSRKTLEERGFCQVTSMLEAADIPYLNLFNKSESGSQKFKNRQERLSSQNPFSLIEGISIPNKILIFDDIYTSGRTIAHLLNLLRDVKGLEIRSLSLAR is encoded by the coding sequence ATGAAGGAATCAAGGGAAGAAATTTGCGAGGATTGCAGCTATTGGTTGAAAGATAATCTTTCGATGAGGCATGAATCTATCTATAAGTATGACCAGCTGATGAGGAAATTTTTTGTTGCCTATAAACTTCAGGGAGATTACCGTTTGAAATCAGTTTTTGCTGCTAGGCTTAGAGAAAGACTGATAAAGTATGAGGACTATACAATTGTTCCAGTCCCCGTAAGTAGAAAAACCTTGGAAGAGCGTGGTTTTTGTCAGGTGACTTCCATGCTTGAAGCAGCAGACATTCCCTACCTTAACCTTTTTAATAAGAGCGAATCTGGTTCTCAAAAATTTAAGAATAGGCAGGAGCGTCTTTCTTCTCAAAATCCATTTTCTCTAATTGAAGGAATAAGTATCCCTAATAAAATTTTAATCTTTGATGATATTTATACTAGTGGGAGAACAATTGCCCATCTTCTTAATCTTTTAAGGGACGTAAAGGGGCTTGAGATAAGGAGTTTATCTTTAGCCCGGTAA
- a CDS encoding NAD(P)H-dependent glycerol-3-phosphate dehydrogenase produces MNKQKIAVLGAGSWGTALAQVLNDNGHEVRLWSNNPAQIKEFNEEHTNSFFFGDQKFSEDILGYTDLSVALKDIDSILFVVPTKVIRLVAKQVVEVLDHKVNVMHASKGLEQGSHLRISQVLEEEIPQDLRGEIIVISGPSHAEEVAVRDLTLITSASKSEKDALYAQNIFSNRYFRLYTNVDVIGVETAGALKNIIAVGAGVLHGLGYGDNAKAAIITRGLAEITRLGVALGANPLTYIGLSGVGDLVVTATSQHSRNWRAGDAIGKGQKLPDIEKNMGMVIEGVATARAAYELAQNLKIEMPITETIYRVLYEDADLPEEIVAVMEREFKAENEYNI; encoded by the coding sequence TTGAATAAACAAAAAATTGCTGTCCTTGGCGCAGGTAGCTGGGGAACAGCTCTTGCTCAAGTTTTAAACGATAACGGACACGAGGTAAGACTCTGGAGTAATAATCCAGCTCAAATAAAAGAATTCAATGAAGAACATACAAATTCATTCTTCTTTGGAGATCAAAAGTTCTCAGAAGATATTTTAGGTTATACTGATCTTTCTGTGGCCCTTAAAGACATTGATTCTATCTTATTTGTTGTACCTACTAAAGTTATTAGACTTGTTGCCAAGCAAGTAGTTGAAGTACTTGACCACAAGGTAAATGTTATGCACGCTTCTAAGGGGCTCGAACAGGGAAGTCATTTGAGAATCTCACAAGTTCTTGAGGAAGAAATCCCTCAGGATCTACGAGGGGAAATAATTGTCATCTCTGGACCAAGCCATGCCGAAGAAGTGGCTGTACGTGATTTAACTTTGATTACTAGTGCTTCAAAATCAGAAAAAGATGCCCTGTATGCTCAAAATATTTTTAGTAACCGCTACTTCCGCCTCTACACAAATGTTGATGTAATAGGTGTTGAAACTGCCGGTGCCTTAAAAAATATAATTGCTGTTGGGGCTGGTGTGCTTCATGGCCTAGGTTACGGGGATAATGCCAAAGCTGCAATCATTACCCGTGGCCTTGCTGAAATAACTCGCCTGGGTGTAGCTCTCGGAGCTAACCCCCTGACTTATATTGGCCTATCTGGAGTTGGAGATTTAGTAGTGACTGCTACCAGTCAGCACAGTAGAAACTGGCGAGCTGGAGATGCTATTGGTAAGGGACAAAAACTTCCAGATATTGAAAAAAATATGGGTATGGTTATTGAAGGTGTTGCTACTGCAAGAGCTGCTTATGAGTTAGCTCAAAATCTTAAAATCGAGATGCCCATAACTGAGACAATCTACCGGGTACTTTATGAGGATGCTGATCTACCTGAGGAAATTGTTGCTGTTATGGAACGTGAATTTAAGGCTGAAAACGAATATAATATTTAA
- a CDS encoding amino acid ABC transporter substrate-binding protein, with the protein MKKVLGLLSVLLVCLTLGACSKKDSSTSDGWKKIEDKKEVVIGFDNTFVPMGFKDESGNNVGFDIDLANAVFDKYGIKVKMQPIEWSMKETELNNGNIDLIWNGYSITPQREKQVLFTNPYMENDQVLVTKKSSNIDKVSQMSGKILGAQEGSSGYDAFTNNPDVLKDIVKDNDATLYEGFNEALLDLKSGRIDGLLIDDVYAEYYLNKNNEISDYNIIPTDYTSEDFAVGARKADKTLVEKINKAIKELHESGDFQKISDKWFGKDVYPK; encoded by the coding sequence ATGAAGAAAGTTTTAGGTTTACTGTCGGTTTTATTAGTTTGTTTGACTTTAGGGGCTTGTAGCAAAAAGGATTCTTCAACCAGTGATGGCTGGAAGAAAATTGAGGACAAAAAGGAAGTAGTCATTGGTTTTGACAATACTTTCGTTCCTATGGGATTCAAAGATGAGTCAGGAAATAATGTTGGTTTTGATATTGATCTTGCTAATGCCGTATTTGATAAATATGGAATTAAGGTTAAGATGCAACCGATTGAGTGGTCAATGAAGGAAACTGAACTTAACAATGGTAATATTGATTTGATTTGGAATGGTTATTCAATTACCCCTCAGAGGGAAAAACAAGTTCTATTCACTAATCCTTACATGGAAAATGATCAGGTTCTTGTAACTAAAAAATCATCAAACATTGATAAGGTTAGCCAAATGAGCGGTAAAATTCTTGGAGCCCAAGAAGGTTCAAGTGGTTATGATGCCTTTACTAATAATCCAGATGTCTTAAAAGACATTGTAAAAGATAATGATGCAACTCTTTATGAAGGATTTAATGAAGCCCTACTTGATCTTAAAAGTGGTCGTATTGATGGACTACTAATTGACGATGTTTACGCTGAGTACTATCTCAACAAAAACAATGAAATTTCTGACTACAATATTATCCCTACTGATTATACATCTGAAGATTTCGCAGTAGGTGCTCGTAAAGCAGATAAAACTTTGGTTGAAAAAATAAACAAGGCCATTAAAGAACTTCACGAATCTGGAGATTTCCAAAAGATTTCAGACAAGTGGTTTGGTAAGGATGTTTACCCTAAATAA